A genomic region of Luteibacter aegosomatissinici contains the following coding sequences:
- a CDS encoding flavin monoamine oxidase family protein, translating to MGSEFPPASLSRRDLLRMIGVAGGSALMYQAMTNLGFAAESTYRRPPPLQGSGKGSVLILGAGLAGLVAAYELGKAGYKVQVLEYNARAGGRNWTLRGGDTFTELGGHTQTCRFDKGLYFNPGPWRIPYHHTGVLDYCHQFGVQLEPFVQVNHNAYMHNPEAFGGKPQRLRELQADWHGGIAELLAKASGKGALDDLVSNEDREVLLESLRQFGGLDSQFRYVAGRDSSEHRGYAKEPGGGPSGKPEFSQPVGISDVLKSGLWKQLGMSAMYEYQTTLLQPVGGMDAIGKAFVRELGPQVIRYNSKVTAIAQSDRGVTVTYEDTARPGQAQQATADWCVCTIPLSILSQIPVQVSAEKAAAISAVPYMSSAKVGLQFKRRFWEEDDRIYGGVSTSDTPIGMIGYPSHGVGTKKGVLLGAYAFFTEAYEFTSLDPATRIAKALEYGSQVHPQYKTEYENGMAVAWHRVPSTLGCFGWWTDQAREQHYANLCSIDGRIVLAGEHASYLPAWQEGAILSSLAAIDQLHRKAVAGGAA from the coding sequence ATGGGTAGCGAATTCCCGCCCGCGTCGCTAAGTCGGCGCGACCTGTTGCGGATGATTGGCGTGGCTGGGGGCAGCGCGTTGATGTACCAGGCGATGACCAACCTGGGCTTTGCCGCGGAATCGACCTACCGGCGACCGCCGCCGCTGCAAGGCAGTGGGAAAGGCAGTGTGCTGATCCTGGGTGCTGGCCTGGCCGGCCTCGTCGCCGCCTACGAGCTGGGCAAGGCGGGCTACAAGGTGCAGGTGCTCGAGTACAACGCCCGTGCCGGCGGACGCAACTGGACCTTGCGCGGGGGCGACACGTTTACCGAACTCGGTGGCCACACCCAGACCTGCCGCTTCGACAAGGGGCTTTACTTCAATCCGGGCCCGTGGCGCATCCCTTACCACCACACCGGCGTACTCGATTACTGTCACCAGTTCGGTGTACAGCTCGAACCGTTCGTGCAGGTGAACCACAACGCCTACATGCATAACCCCGAGGCCTTCGGTGGCAAACCGCAACGGCTTCGCGAGCTGCAGGCGGATTGGCATGGCGGCATCGCCGAGTTGCTCGCCAAGGCATCGGGCAAGGGGGCGCTTGATGACCTGGTGTCGAACGAAGACCGCGAAGTCCTGCTTGAATCACTGCGCCAGTTCGGCGGCCTCGATAGCCAGTTCCGTTATGTGGCCGGCCGCGACAGCAGTGAACACCGTGGGTACGCGAAGGAGCCCGGTGGCGGGCCCAGTGGCAAGCCCGAGTTCTCCCAACCGGTCGGTATATCGGACGTCCTCAAGTCCGGGCTGTGGAAGCAGCTAGGCATGAGCGCCATGTACGAATACCAGACCACACTGCTGCAGCCCGTGGGTGGCATGGATGCGATCGGCAAGGCCTTTGTCCGTGAGCTCGGCCCGCAGGTCATCCGCTACAACAGCAAAGTGACCGCGATCGCGCAGAGCGATCGTGGGGTGACCGTGACTTACGAAGATACCGCCAGGCCGGGGCAGGCCCAGCAGGCCACGGCCGATTGGTGTGTCTGCACCATTCCGCTTTCCATCCTCAGCCAGATTCCTGTCCAGGTGTCCGCGGAGAAGGCGGCAGCCATCTCGGCTGTGCCGTACATGTCGTCCGCCAAGGTGGGGCTGCAGTTCAAGCGGCGTTTCTGGGAAGAAGACGACCGGATCTACGGCGGCGTGAGTACCAGCGATACCCCGATCGGGATGATCGGTTATCCGAGCCATGGTGTAGGCACGAAGAAGGGCGTGCTGCTTGGCGCGTATGCCTTCTTCACCGAAGCGTACGAGTTCACCTCGCTCGATCCGGCTACGCGCATTGCCAAGGCGCTCGAATACGGCAGCCAGGTCCACCCGCAGTACAAGACCGAATACGAGAACGGCATGGCCGTGGCGTGGCACCGGGTGCCCTCCACGCTGGGCTGTTTTGGCTGGTGGACCGACCAGGCTCGCGAGCAGCATTATGCCAACCTGTGCTCGATCGACGGGAGGATCGTGCTGGCCGGCGAACACGCGTCGTACTTGCCTGCATGGCAGGAGGGGGCCATCCTTTCCTCGCTGGCCGCGATCGACCAGTTGCACCGCAAGGCGGTGGCCGGAGGTGCGGCATGA
- a CDS encoding aminoglycoside phosphotransferase family protein: MTSTHDRAAARLAWARHATGQSDLVLEPASADASFRSYWRGYVDTQPVIIMDSPPAQENPAPWVEIGKRLHDAGLHTPTVMVANLEQGFLLIEDLGTRTYLPELNNETADALYGDALDALLRMQMHVETTGLPAFNREWQTMEMEIMPTWFLQKHLGAFVECEEWDVVEGAFSAILHSLAEQPRAFMHRDYHSRNLLITTDRSPGVIDFQGAMSGPITYDLASLLRDAYVVWDNERVEGWVEAYRLRLLDARLLDETVDTDRFRRWFDMASLQRHIKILGLFCRLYYRDGKAGYLNDLPRVLQYVLDIARRHADVAPLADFIVAKIGDRDIRVPVAA, encoded by the coding sequence ATGACCTCCACTCACGACCGTGCCGCCGCCCGCCTCGCCTGGGCACGCCATGCCACTGGCCAGTCCGATCTCGTGCTTGAACCCGCCTCCGCTGATGCCAGCTTCCGCAGCTACTGGCGCGGCTATGTCGATACACAGCCCGTGATCATCATGGATTCACCGCCGGCCCAGGAGAACCCTGCGCCCTGGGTCGAGATTGGCAAGCGCCTGCATGATGCGGGGCTGCACACACCGACCGTAATGGTGGCCAACCTTGAACAGGGTTTCCTGCTGATCGAGGACCTGGGCACGCGCACGTACCTCCCGGAGCTAAACAACGAGACCGCGGACGCGCTCTACGGTGATGCACTCGATGCGCTGTTGCGCATGCAGATGCACGTGGAAACCACCGGCCTGCCTGCGTTCAACCGCGAATGGCAGACCATGGAAATGGAGATCATGCCAACGTGGTTTTTGCAGAAACACCTCGGTGCTTTTGTCGAGTGCGAAGAATGGGACGTCGTGGAAGGCGCCTTCAGTGCGATCCTGCATTCGCTCGCCGAGCAGCCGCGCGCGTTCATGCACCGCGATTACCACAGCCGCAACCTGCTGATCACCACCGACCGCTCGCCGGGCGTCATCGATTTCCAGGGCGCCATGTCCGGACCGATCACCTACGACCTGGCGTCATTGCTACGCGATGCGTACGTGGTGTGGGATAACGAACGCGTGGAAGGCTGGGTTGAGGCGTATCGCCTGCGCCTGCTCGATGCGCGCCTGCTCGACGAGACCGTGGACACCGACCGCTTCCGTCGCTGGTTCGACATGGCCAGCCTGCAGCGACACATCAAGATCCTCGGCCTGTTCTGCCGCCTTTACTACCGGGATGGCAAGGCGGGCTACCTCAACGATCTTCCCCGCGTCCTCCAGTACGTACTGGATATCGCACGCCGCCATGCCGATGTTGCGCCGCTGGCCGATTTCATCGTCGCGAAGATCGGTGATCGCGATATCCGCGTGCCGGTGGCCGCATGA
- the murU gene encoding N-acetylmuramate alpha-1-phosphate uridylyltransferase MurU, giving the protein MRHALILAAGRGERMRPLTDTTPKPLLEVHGKPLIVHHIEKLAAAGVNYIAINTSHLADQFPEALGDGSRWGVRIRYSYEGPTPLETGGGMLKALPLLGSEPFIVVSADIWSDIDYAALPWEPEGVAHLVMVPNPDFHPKGDFALLDGKLYDEETPAGAERLTFGNVGIYRPGIVASEAPGTFKLAPMYRRAIAQGQLTGEKFNGFWRNVGSPAQLDELRAQAT; this is encoded by the coding sequence ATGAGGCATGCACTGATCCTCGCCGCGGGGCGTGGCGAACGCATGCGGCCATTGACGGATACCACCCCCAAGCCATTACTCGAGGTGCACGGTAAACCGCTCATCGTTCACCACATCGAAAAGCTTGCAGCGGCCGGCGTGAACTACATCGCCATCAATACGTCGCACCTGGCCGATCAGTTCCCCGAGGCGCTGGGGGACGGTTCGCGCTGGGGCGTTCGCATCCGCTATTCGTATGAAGGCCCCACGCCACTGGAAACCGGTGGCGGCATGCTGAAGGCCCTGCCGCTGCTCGGTAGCGAGCCCTTCATCGTGGTGAGCGCGGATATCTGGAGCGATATCGATTACGCGGCGTTGCCTTGGGAACCCGAAGGCGTGGCGCATCTCGTCATGGTGCCGAATCCGGATTTCCATCCGAAGGGCGACTTTGCGCTGCTCGATGGAAAGCTATACGACGAGGAGACGCCAGCGGGCGCGGAGCGCCTGACGTTCGGAAACGTTGGCATCTATCGGCCCGGGATCGTCGCGAGTGAGGCGCCCGGTACATTCAAGCTGGCGCCGATGTACCGGCGGGCCATTGCGCAGGGGCAGTTGACCGGCGAGAAGTTCAATGGGTTCTGGCGAAATGTGGGGAGCCCGGCGCAGCTGGATGAGTTGCGGGCGCAGGCGACCTGA
- the motB gene encoding flagellar motor protein MotB, whose protein sequence is MTELKQVIIVRRKKKGGHGHHGGAWKVAYADFVTAMMAFFLVMWLVGAGTKQQRAAISEYFKNPSMTQGQSTMAPSGKMGPGGASTSMIKLGGAMDLPKGPGDQQQFAKPATSAEAEKLAKEQEKKRLEQLMKDLQEAIAQSQAMAPYKDQLLIDITSEGLRIQIVDKQNRPMFDTGSGALKPYTVQILHELAGFINQVPNQISISGHTDSAPYIRADSQYGNWELSADRANAARRTLTDGGMQPNKVARVVGLAASVPFDKNDPSAPTNRRISIVVMTNEAAKAALNEATAMAGGAN, encoded by the coding sequence ATGACCGAGCTCAAGCAAGTCATCATCGTCCGCCGCAAGAAGAAGGGCGGCCACGGCCACCACGGTGGCGCGTGGAAGGTGGCCTACGCCGACTTCGTCACGGCGATGATGGCGTTCTTCCTCGTCATGTGGCTGGTGGGCGCAGGCACCAAGCAGCAGCGCGCCGCCATCTCCGAGTACTTCAAGAACCCCAGCATGACCCAGGGCCAGTCCACCATGGCGCCCTCGGGAAAGATGGGGCCCGGTGGTGCCAGTACCAGCATGATCAAGCTGGGCGGCGCGATGGATTTGCCGAAGGGCCCGGGCGATCAGCAGCAGTTCGCCAAGCCGGCCACGTCGGCCGAGGCTGAAAAGCTCGCGAAGGAGCAGGAGAAGAAGCGCCTCGAGCAGCTGATGAAGGACCTGCAGGAGGCGATTGCGCAGAGCCAGGCGATGGCGCCGTACAAGGATCAGCTGCTGATCGACATCACCTCGGAAGGCCTGCGCATCCAGATCGTCGACAAGCAGAACCGCCCCATGTTCGATACGGGTAGCGGTGCGCTGAAGCCGTATACGGTGCAGATCCTTCACGAGCTGGCGGGTTTCATCAACCAGGTGCCGAACCAGATCAGCATCTCGGGCCACACCGATAGTGCGCCGTATATTCGCGCCGATAGTCAGTACGGTAACTGGGAACTCTCCGCCGATCGCGCCAATGCCGCGCGCCGCACGCTTACCGATGGGGGCATGCAGCCGAACAAGGTGGCACGCGTCGTGGGCCTGGCGGCCTCGGTGCCGTTCGACAAGAACGATCCGTCTGCACCCACCAATCGCCGCATCAGTATCGTGGTCATGACCAACGAGGCCGCGAAGGCTGCGCTGAACGAAGCGACCGCCATGGCCGGCGGGGCCAACTAA
- the motA gene encoding flagellar motor stator protein MotA produces the protein MLVIIGSIIVLVSVLGGYVLSHGTIGALWQPYELLIIFGAAVGAFISANSMDIVKGAARDALGLFKGPKYKKQDYVDLLSLLYDIFVKMRKDGQLAMEEHIENPENSSLFTAYPRLVAEHHLIDFITDCLRLIVGGSMDPHELEALLDVELETHHHEALAPALAVQKMADALPGFGIVAAVLGIVITMKSIDGDAAVIGEHIAGALVGTFLGILLSYGFIGPLSAAMEARVNADGRAFECVKVGLLANLRGYNPMVAVEFARKSLTSSSRPSFQDLEGHLKAAR, from the coding sequence ATGTTGGTCATTATCGGTTCGATCATCGTCCTGGTCTCGGTGCTGGGCGGCTATGTGCTCTCGCACGGCACGATTGGTGCCCTGTGGCAACCCTATGAGCTCCTGATCATCTTCGGCGCGGCCGTGGGTGCGTTCATCAGTGCCAATTCGATGGACATCGTGAAGGGCGCCGCGCGCGATGCCCTGGGCCTGTTCAAGGGCCCGAAATACAAGAAACAGGATTACGTGGACCTGTTGTCGCTGCTCTACGACATCTTCGTGAAGATGCGTAAGGACGGCCAGCTGGCCATGGAAGAACATATTGAGAACCCGGAGAACAGTTCGCTGTTCACGGCGTACCCGCGCCTGGTCGCGGAGCACCACCTCATCGACTTCATCACGGACTGCCTGCGCCTGATCGTCGGCGGCAGCATGGATCCGCACGAGCTGGAAGCGCTGCTCGACGTGGAGCTGGAAACCCACCACCACGAAGCGCTCGCGCCCGCCCTGGCCGTGCAGAAGATGGCTGACGCCCTGCCGGGCTTCGGCATCGTGGCGGCGGTGCTCGGCATCGTGATCACCATGAAATCCATCGATGGCGATGCCGCCGTGATCGGTGAGCACATCGCAGGTGCCCTCGTCGGCACCTTCCTGGGCATCCTGCTGTCGTACGGCTTCATCGGCCCGCTCTCGGCGGCCATGGAAGCCCGCGTGAACGCCGATGGCAGGGCGTTCGAATGCGTGAAGGTGGGCCTGCTGGCGAACCTGCGTGGCTACAACCCGATGGTCGCGGTGGAGTTCGCCCGCAAGTCCCTCACCTCGTCCAGCCGCCCCAGCTTCCAGGACCTGGAAGGCCACCTGAAGGCTGCCCGGTAA
- a CDS encoding ATP-binding protein codes for MKELDRDGVIRFVAGLGCMSLAPGGVERLLGVRWLDLWPPEARDMVARVLDRAAAGERVEFVSPRRTALGTSRWWEVMVAPVVADDCLDHFIVISRDVTERVELQAALESINELLQERLNETVARSASATTQYGTLLERFESENWARKDAESRLASLKEQLDMASRARELAEASASQAQKQQAVGQLVSGIAHDFNNMLQTVIVSLSGLQDEADDLTPHQRRMLTYAVEGARHATALTRRLLAFARNQPLNPEPIDLGDLVESFADFARHGMGGRVGIEVLRQPGALPIWVDRHGIEQALMNVCLNARDAMGSMGTIVLQVGDRLVDDAMAEARREPVPARQVFVCVADTGGGMSDEVRERLFEPYFTTKQGGSGLGLAQVYGTVAQAGGGVEIESDAGIGTRIRLVFPRYAGALTNAF; via the coding sequence ATGAAGGAACTCGACCGCGACGGCGTCATTCGTTTCGTCGCGGGTCTGGGCTGCATGTCGCTTGCACCGGGAGGTGTGGAGCGGCTGTTGGGCGTTCGCTGGCTGGACCTGTGGCCGCCCGAGGCTCGCGATATGGTGGCGCGCGTCCTTGATCGTGCAGCGGCCGGTGAACGCGTGGAGTTTGTCAGCCCGCGGCGCACCGCGCTGGGGACCTCGCGCTGGTGGGAGGTCATGGTCGCGCCGGTCGTCGCCGATGACTGCCTGGACCACTTCATCGTGATCAGCCGCGATGTCACCGAGCGCGTCGAGCTTCAGGCCGCGCTGGAATCCATCAATGAGCTGTTACAGGAGCGGCTGAACGAGACCGTGGCTCGCTCCGCCAGCGCCACTACCCAGTACGGCACGCTGCTGGAACGGTTCGAGAGCGAGAACTGGGCACGCAAGGATGCGGAGAGCCGCCTGGCCTCCCTGAAGGAGCAACTGGACATGGCCAGCCGCGCGCGCGAACTCGCGGAAGCCTCCGCCAGCCAGGCCCAGAAGCAGCAGGCCGTGGGGCAACTGGTCAGTGGCATCGCGCACGACTTCAACAACATGCTGCAGACGGTCATAGTGAGCCTCTCCGGGCTCCAGGACGAGGCCGATGATCTCACCCCGCACCAGCGTCGCATGCTCACGTACGCGGTGGAGGGGGCTCGCCATGCGACGGCGCTGACCCGCCGGCTGTTGGCCTTCGCCCGTAACCAGCCTCTGAATCCCGAGCCGATCGACCTGGGTGACCTGGTCGAAAGCTTTGCCGACTTTGCCCGCCATGGCATGGGTGGCCGCGTGGGTATCGAGGTTCTGCGCCAGCCCGGTGCGCTCCCCATCTGGGTGGATCGCCACGGCATCGAGCAGGCGCTTATGAATGTGTGCCTCAATGCGCGTGATGCCATGGGCAGCATGGGCACGATCGTCCTGCAGGTGGGCGACCGGCTGGTGGATGACGCCATGGCCGAGGCCCGGCGTGAGCCCGTGCCGGCGCGCCAGGTTTTTGTCTGCGTGGCCGATACAGGGGGTGGCATGTCGGACGAGGTGCGCGAGCGCCTGTTCGAGCCGTACTTCACGACCAAGCAGGGCGGTTCGGGGCTTGGCCTTGCGCAGGTATACGGTACGGTCGCCCAGGCCGGGGGCGGTGTGGAAATCGAAAGCGACGCCGGCATCGGTACGCGGATTCGGCTGGTTTTCCCACGCTATGCGGGAGCGCTTACCAACGCCTTTTGA
- a CDS encoding response regulator, giving the protein MTDSPAPPHHASILIVEDDRTVLDITSFVLETAGYPVLTAMNADEALAVLALHPEVGLVLTDVNMPGRMDGIDLVHAVRRSGTSVRCVVVSGDALHAAERLDGAAPFLAKPYDRRSLLQAVGAALGTG; this is encoded by the coding sequence ATGACGGATTCCCCCGCGCCCCCGCACCATGCCTCGATCCTGATCGTCGAGGACGACCGGACAGTCCTCGACATCACCAGCTTCGTGCTGGAGACAGCCGGCTACCCCGTGCTCACCGCGATGAATGCGGACGAGGCGCTGGCCGTGCTGGCCCTGCATCCTGAAGTCGGGCTGGTCCTTACCGATGTGAATATGCCCGGCAGGATGGACGGGATCGACCTGGTCCACGCGGTGCGGCGCTCGGGCACATCGGTCCGTTGCGTGGTGGTGTCAGGGGATGCCCTGCACGCGGCCGAGCGGCTCGACGGGGCGGCGCCCTTCCTGGCCAAGCCGTATGACCGTCGGTCATTGTTGCAAGCGGTGGGGGCCGCGCTGGGGACCGGATGA